Part of the Vigna angularis cultivar LongXiaoDou No.4 chromosome 1, ASM1680809v1, whole genome shotgun sequence genome, aaaaatcttaaatgcACCATAGTTGTATAATTGAACATCATGTCTCCTCAATGACGTCGTCTCCTCAATGACCTCTTGTATAATGGGACATACCGATTCTCTATTCAACATGTTTAATTTCTTTATGAGTTTTCTTAGAGGATCATTCTTTGCTTCTGTCATGTTATTGTCTTCATGGATAACTATCTTCATGTTGACGGATGACTCACTTTTCAAgatagaaaaactaaaataaatattttgaaaagtataaataatttattaataaataataagataaaaatactAAGAATATCAATACAATAAAGTATGACATAACCCATATTTTAAGccaaattataaatatgtttaaaacttctgccaaaattgaatttttgaaattGTCACATACATTTTGAACATGAAAATCTCGAGTTTCGTAAATAGTCAAACACGTGTAATAAACCATTAGAAGAACATTATGAGTAATTTGTTCTCCTTCAAGTTATCATAcagtaaataaaaatacttaggattattttaacttgaaaataatataaataatctaatattttctttttatatatttatttatatttcttttataataaatataatttgtttaacaTTTGATATGTGATTTAAGATATGAACCTAGCTGTAGCTAATGAATTCATAGAATTCTTAAAAGAGGAGAGAGTGTGCTACTAACGGATATCTTTTAAAACCTTCAAACGCTTTATTGGGTTCGTTGTTGGGGAAAGTGGACTGGTAAATTTGAGGTGATTTATACCCTTCATTATTCTGTTAGTAgggtaaaacaaaaaatttgcATCCTCTTATAAGGCTGCAATATGTCTTTTATTATATGTTCCTGAGGTGATGATAATAATTTACTTGTAAaatgtttacttttataaaatgtcTAGTAACACATTTtctgataaaaaataaattaaaagcaTTGTATTAATATCAGAAGATAATTTAGTATTTGTTTATTTCCcaagtttttgttttataaatatgtttagttGGTGAAGAAAAAATAGAGGCCGCCAAAACTGTGTATGATGACGCTGCGCTGTCTGCGTCCATTGCCTTGGGTTGCATTGCGTGTCGTTTATGCCCTTCTTTTGTCGTTTTCATCCATCACTAATTCACAATTCGCTTGTTCCCATTCACCAATTCATCACCAAACAGAACAGAACCTTCAGACACAGAGAGAAAATCGTGATATGGGTAGCGTTGTGATTTGGTGGAGAAGGAATAACAACACGACACTTGTGCCTTGAAATTAGGATTTCATTTaccttctctctctctaaaaattatacatatggCAACGCCTTACATGATTCACGCGCGCTGTGCTTACTCCCCAAGAATTTGCAATCGCAACAACAAATCCCCTTCGCAACAAGCTCCCTTAGCTTCTTCCTGTTCTTCTTCCTCCTCGGCTTCCaattctcctttttctctctcttctggTAATTTTCACTCACTTCTCAATCCCAATccccaaattttattttctatcatcCATTTCGTGGCGTTTTACTTACTGTTCCAACAATTAAGAGCGTTTGTTTCGTCTCATAGGCCAATTATACATTCAGCCTTCGTCATTCTGGATTTTTCGTTATCAAATTATAGTATCTTTTATTCTCCAGGTGAAgctttaaatttaagatatatattttataaaaatctatAATTCCCTTTAGAACCTGTCGAGGTcttgttttagaaaaacaaaattgatgtgatactatttttattttttttattattttccttttctaaaaatataaaaattcacttttttataaCGTGTGCTGAATAAATGTAAAAGGTGTATCATCTTTCCTTTGTCCTTGTTTTAAGACACCCTgggttaagaataaaaaaatatttaattatatctttttaagttataaaaattttaaatttaaataaaagttataaaaatttaattcttatgaAACCCTATCATTAAATAAGAATTAAGAGagtcttaaaaaatatatgaacttAAAATAAAGTTGGACTTTGTGAGAAGAATGGGGTCCACCCTTCCACTCtctagaaaaaaagaaagaagtgtAAAATTAAGGTAGTCAGACAATGGCCCAGGTTTGTAAAACTGGGCTAGAGGGTGGGGTGGGCCTGGTACTGGCCCGAGAGATGGTCCATCTTCCTTGATTGCTTGGTCTCTTTTCTACCAGTGATCAATGGGAAACTGTCAAGTGACTAGAAGACCAATTTTTTTCTgctgattttatattttagtactTGACAGCTGGCTTGTTGGTAGTCTTGGATTGCATTGaatgtttttgttgtttatctagTTCTACTGACGGTTGGAAATTTAAGTATCAATTGAGACTTACAAAAAGAAAGACAGAAACCCATTCATTGTCTTGATGATTTGGGTTGAAGTTCCTTAgaatctttctttctttgtttatcCTATAAAACTCTGAGAAAAGGAACCACGGAAAGTATACCCATACTAATACCAGAGTAGAGATTTTTCACTGAAACCAAAAACATGCGTGTGAAAACATTGGTGATGAGACCATTAATGCTCATGcttattgataaaaatacctATTTAAGCGTAAAACCCTGCTCAACTAGAGGTATGCAATCAACTCTATGTTCCTATCAAATCTCTAAACCCCACTGGTGTGGAGCTTACCGATAAACACTATCCTATACTATTTCCGTTGGTACCACTGATGAATTGAGATACTTGTGTTTGGGCGTTACATTTATTAATGTTATCAAAATGTACCACATGATGGTGCACTAGACTTGGAAAATACAACAGTGGCATTTACTTAGTCTTGATAATTTCAACCATAGGAAGTTTAAGCTGCTAAAGGACCTAATCTCTTTGTCTTGAAGTTCATTAGCTCCACTCAACCCAGCATTCCCTAGGTAGATAGTGTGGGCGATTTTCTGCCGTAGACCAGTTCAAATTAAATGCAACTAGCAGCACTCTGAAAGTGGATATTATACCAGTACTCAACCAATGCAACGAATCTTCCCATTGCTAATGTTACTCATTAGGAAAATAGCATAAGACTCTTAACACCTTGTTTAGTTCTTCAGTTTGCCCATCTGTTTTAAGGTGATGTGTTTAGATCATTTGGATAGCACTACCCTCCATTTAGGCAAAAAAAATTCAGATCAGAACTTGCTTATAAATGTTGGATCTCCATGAAATGAACAACCTCCTCAGCTAACAACTAAGCCACCCTTTGAGATGAAAAGGGGTCTTTCAATAACTTGAAGTAACCACACTTGGACAGTCTGTCTAAAACAACTAGGCTGTCTTGTGATAAAATCAATCCCCACATCATCCGTAACAGCCGTTGGTCTGGTAGGTAAAGCTTGAGTAGACCTGCTGGAGACGCAGCTTGCGCATGTTGTGCTTCTGGATAGGGTGTTCCACTACAAAATCTGCATTCTTTGATTGCTGAAATTTTTATGCATGCTGAAAAATGGCCCCGTGACAATTCCCTTTCTTTCATTCGTGATAATGGTCCGTTAAAGCTGTAGTTTCCTGCCGAATATGTTTAGACACCAATGCTGAATGACTAACACCAATACcatcaaatttttttcattagtgGGCTTACTTAGgttctataaaatttaaaagttgtgtGCACTTAACGATTTGAATGTTGAGCTGACAAGAGATCTGAGTATGTAGAACTTTCCAGACAACTTTATCTGCTGCTTTTTGTCCTTATGTGTCAGACATTATGCTCAATAATTTTGCATTGGAGTTTTACCTTGATGCTGTTTGTCTCTTCACGTTGGACTATAGTGTTTTCAAAAAGACATAATCTTCAAACCCTCTGATTGATGGTGAAATGATAATAGGACAATGAAGTCTTCACACAGTTGTCGAGCATTGCCTTAGAGTGATCATCATGGAATTCCATATCTTTGAATCAGACATTTTGCAAATTTTTAGTCTTGTATACTTATAGAGAGAACACGAAAAGAACATACCATTCTTAATCACATTGTTTTGTTTGTTATCCATTAAAACTATAGGGCATCATGAACTTTTCCTAAACAAGATTCTTACATATGCTGTCTCAAGGTCCATTAGTGGTGAAAACCtcattttttacaattatttcCTTGGGTTGTGTTCTCCATCCTTTGTTTTTCACTCTTTGTCAATTTTCCTTTGTACATTTCTAGGTGttgttggaattgttgggtttatCTAGGAAGGAGAGAAAAGAGACCAAGATGGCTGTGTGCATATTTGTTTACTGGATGAATACAAGTTTTATAGATGTATAGATGTGATAAAGGACTACAACCTAGTACTCTTATTACTAATGATTAGGGGACAAGTACTAGTACTAGTGTAAGCTATAAACACAAAGACCAATAACCCTAATAATCTAACAACAATGATAATATTGGTGCAAATATAGCTTAATTTTTATTAAGGCTGGTAGATGAACTTTTGCAGGTATAAATATTGGACAGAGACACCAGGGCCTTAGTGCTCATGCTATGAGTACCGTCACTCATGGAAATTCTATTTCTAGCATAGGGAATTTGAAGAACGACCCTGATCATCTCCTTGTTCTTGTCCATGGTATCTTGGCTAGGTATAtggtatatttataaattatattgtgaGAATAAAACcttgtttaaaatatttgtgttaAAATATGACCGAAGCTTGTCTTGAACTATGGGTGAAAAGTGAAGTTAATGTACTCAATGCTTTTACAATAAATTACTATTACCAAGTATAGTAGGAAAGGATTATTGTTTTCAACCGGTTTATGATTAATAGGTACTTGTCCAATTTGCATGTCAATTATATAAATctgattaaaatttataatctcTGAATTTAGCTTGTGGAtgtcaatttataatttcaCAATTTAGCTTTTTTCACTATGTAATTTGTTAAGAAGTgcactttaagcctaactcaaccccacaaaactagTTTGTAAGATAAGGTTTGTAACCACTTATATACTCGAAACTGGCCTTATcactagtcgatgtgggacttctaacaCATCCCCTTCACgctgaggtatatacatctaGTGCGTGAGACTAGATATTAATGGGTGGTCTGAAAGCGGCCCGATAGCAGGTGGAATGACATGTTCAACAAACACAAATCTtgttaggataggctctaacccctgactttgataccatgttaagaagtggactttaagtgtaacccaatcccacaaaactagcttataaggtgaggtttggacccacttatatactctaaattaatcttatcgctagttgatgtgggacttttAACATAACTATACAAGGAAACTTTGCCTAATACATGACTAATTTTCAGctaatcaaaattttcaattaatgaataaaaaatagcaAGTAAGTCAACTGTTCAAATCTGGACAAATATGTTCAAGTAAATATTATAGAGAAATTATAGGGGAATCTACAAGGAAGTAATAAATCAGGAATTTAGCTAATTCTGTCGGCATCCCCTTCATATTGATGCTAGTAGATCTTGAAGCATCATTGGCCCACCTAAAAATGATTACAAGACCAAAACAAGGTCTTCTTAGTAAAGCCATCAACAATATAGAGAATGGTGTAGACATGAGAAAGACGAATGAGGTGAGTATCATAGCCTTCACAACTATATTGACAATCAATCTTAATGTACAAATATATTGACAATCACCCTTAATGTGCTCTACATCCATAAACTCGAGAATGACAAGAAATTGGATAATTCTAGTATTGTCAACATGAAGTGGAGTGCCCTTGTGTTGAGGTAAACCAAGTTCTCCCAATAATTTTTGAAGCCAAACAATCTTAGAATGAGTAGAAGATATAGTCTAATATTCAAACTCAGTAGAAGATTTAGAAACCTAAGATTATTTCATATTCTTCTAAGTAATAAGAGCATGACCAAGAAATATAGatcaaccaaaaaataaaaaatgattattcACACCCAGCTGACATCATTGTAAGGAATCAATTGCATAAGAGATGGACAAGGGAGGTAAAGACCTTGACCAAGAGTACCTTGTAGGTAGCTAATTATTCACCAAACAATAGCTAAATGGGAGGAGACAGTGACTGCATAAATTTACTAACTtgttgaacaaaaaaaaagcaaGATCATGATgagtattaataaaataattaaggttATCAAACAATTGACAATATAAAAAAGGATTAGCCAAAGgttcatcttcatccttatagTGCTTCACATTTACTTCCATAGGAATTTGGACATAGTTGGCGTCTTACAGTCTAGCCAAAGTGGTTAACTTTTGTGTGTATGTTTTCATGTAAGAAAATACCAACAAAAGTATTTTGAACTTCCACTCCCAAGAAATATTGGAAAGGATCTCTACAAAAATCCCAACTAAAAGCAAAACAACACCATTAGAGGTCCCTATAGAAATAAAGAGGAATCATATTGACTTTGAGTAGGACTTTAAGGTGGAGTcataaatttcttcttttagatcTCATGCAAAAAAGGGTTCTTGACATCCACTGGTTAAAGGGGTCATCCTTGTGATGCACTTATATCTAAGATAGTGTGAACGATAGCCAATCAGTCATAAGAGGAAACATCTTACACCCCACTCCATATTCCTATTGAATATTGTTCAAGCATATGGTAAAGAGTCAAATAATAATTTGTGTTAATTACATCATAGgaatatgtgtgtgtgtataagTGTCACAAATACAAAGAGATGAGCCAAAACTCATTTTAGGACATAGATTATTTGGTGAAGATATTTGCCAACTGATAATTAGAATTTACAAATTAAGTGGTGATGCGTCCAAATACAATCTTTTTTCGATAAAGAGACAATCTATCTAAATATGTAAGTCCTCTTGTGAAATACTGAATTTAAGGAAATATGCTAGGTAGCATGCTTATCACACATGAGAATCTCTTGTGTGAACTCTTGAAATCTCAATTCTTTAAGCAACTATTTGAGCAAACCATGCTCATATGTGACAAAGGTCATAGTTCTATATTATGCTTTTATGCTAGATCTTGATACTACAGTCTTTTTCTTGCTTTAACGGGAGATCAAAATATCCCTAATAAAGACATAATATCTGAAGGTGTATCTCTTGTAAGTAGGAGATCCAATTCAATTTGCATCTGAATAATCCACAACATGAGTGTGATTATTGTGACCATTTATAACAAACCTTTTATGAGGGCACCTTTTGATATACTTCAGAAGGTGAATAACTACATTCAATGTCATGTACATGGAGAATTACGAAACTGGCTTACCACATGCTTTTATGCTAGATCTTGATACTACAGTCTTTTTCTTGCTTTACCGGGAGATCAAAATATCCCTAATAAAGACATAATATCTGAAGGTGTATCTCTTGTCAGTAGGAGATCCAATTCAATTTGCATCTGAATAATCCACAACATGAGTGTGATTATTGTGACCATTTATAACAAACCTTTTATGAGGGCACCTTTTGATATACTTCAGAAGGTGAATAACTACATTCAATGTCATGTACATGGAGAATTACGAAACTGGCTTACCACATTGAGTGCAAAGGAAAGGCTAGGTCAAGTAACTGAGGTAGTTCAATTTTCCAAACGGTCTTTTGTATTTCTCAGGAGCAAAAAATGGGTACTTCTGACTAGGTAGAAAATTAGTATTGGGATCCATGGGTGAGTCAATGGGCTTGAAATTCTTTAgtctaatttcttttaaaatatccaaTATATACTTCCTTTGAAAAATGCAATTTCATTGTTTGATTTAAAGGAGATTCATATTGGTCTAATAAACCATCATATTTGGTTTGATGATGTAGATCCATTTGCATCCAATGGGCTTAACACTAGATATAGGAAAGGAACAATATTCCATGTATGATTTTCATGTCAGGCTTGCAACTATTCTTCTACAACTTTCACTAGTTTGGTTTTCTATCTAAGAATAAGAGGTAGACACCATGATCTAAGCCAAAGTAGCACTAAGAAAAAAGTGATCTCATGTAGGAAGCTAAGATGCCACTAGAGGAAACACAACGTGATCAAGATgagaaatatgtttttgaaaGGAATTGATCCTTAAAGAATATCACATTTCTAGAAATACAAATGTGATTAACCATACATTATAACATACATAACCTCTATGAGATGAGCTATAGCCCAAAAAAGTAAAGATAACAGATTGTGTAAAGTATCTTCAAGCTATTAAGTGCACATTTTTTGGTTAATCACCTACCCAAGAGAGATACAAGTAGTTGTGGATAGACAATCTTATAAAAGGCTGGTTGGGAAATTGATCTACTTGTCTCATTAGGCCTAACATTGCCAATTTTGCAGAGGGTGTTAGTCGGTTTATGCATAATCTAAAGGATACTCGTCTCAGAGTTGTTTATTGCATTCTATAATACTTGAAAAGAACTCCTGGGAAAGGTATTCTATTACAAAAATGGGATGGAGTTGATCTTAGAAGCCTACACAAATGTTAACTATGCCGGTTCTATAGACTACAAAAAATCTACCTCTGCATATTGCGCTTTTTTGGGAGAAAATTTAGTCACTTGGAGGAGCAAGAAACACAATGTTGTGGTGAGATAAAGTGCAGAGGCAGAGTTTAGAGTCATGGCCTTAGGGATTTTGTAAATACTATTGTTAAAGATAATTCTAAAAGACCTCAAGAGTGATTGGAAGAAGACTATGAGTCTGTATTTTGATAacaattcaataataaatattgtgtATAATAATCTAGTGCAACATGATAGAGCTAAGCATATTGAAGTTGATAGTCACTTCATAAAGGAAAAGTTGGATAATGCACACCATTTGTATGCTCTGGAAATCAATTTGCAGATATTGACAAAAGGGCTAAGTGATGTCTACTGTTGGTAAGTTTGGAAATGGATGGCATCCACTTCCCAACTCGAGGAAGAGTGTTAGAATCCCACCATTTATGCTGCAATTAATATTTCCTTATACCGTGTCAATAATATAATTAGGAAATTTAATTACATTCCATAAGTAGGAAAAGTAATAGgctaacaatatattttatatttatcgtAAGAGATAATTGATCGTGAATTGTAGGGATATAATATATCCATCATAGATTAGGATTTTCAGTTATTAAGCTTTTGTATTCTATTTGAAAACAATTGTTCCTCAATGAATAATATCAGAAACAGAGTTTTTCTGAAAAATTTTAGGCGAACAGTAAGGAATAAATAAACCAgggatttaatttaaataatccCATTGACAGGTTTCAGTGCAGAAGTTGAGCCAAAACCTTTATGAGGTTCTTTTGAATGTTGCTCAATTAATTGGTCATTTACAAAGTTGTACTCATGTTTATTTATTGATACAGCACAGCGGACTGGACTTATGCAGAAACAGAGTTAAAAAGGCGTCTTggaaaaaactatttaatttacGGTTTGTGCATCTTTTAACTTTGGTTCTCTATGTTATATTGCATAGTGCTCCTCTACTCCTATAAGTGGGCTTATTTGTTAAGTGTACAACGGTGTAtccctttaaaaaaattaatgggATAAAGTTATTGAAATTAGTTTAGTCTGTTAAGATTGTCGTGCAGTTGAAAGTAAATCAATGGTGGATACACCCTTATTTGTGTATTTTACATACAAGTTTATTTTAGAAgagctttttctttctcttattatGTAACGTTTGATCATTGAACCATAGTGTTCTTAGCCTCTTTAAATTCAATGTTACTTTTGGAATGTTTGATTAAGAAATTGCTCTAATATCTCATTTTCATTTGAATACGATTGACAGTCTATGTGCCATGAACAGAAATGAAATTGATCAAAACATCAGAACAATTGTGCAAATTATTAATGATCTATGTTGGAGGCAACTTAGATAAGGATGCCAACTAAAAAATGATATACTATACAAGTTTGAGTAAACTTGCAAATTAAACTCACACTACTAGACTGTTCTTTTCACAATTTGTCTAGCTAATTCTGGAAAAAAAGACCagttctataattttaaaagaagtaAGCTTAAGCTTTTTAcgataataatgaattttttgtATATTGTGAAGATTTTCTTAGGTAGTGGATGATTGTCTCGTCCATGAATTTAAAACTATTTGTCTGATTATAATAGTACATACACTTACACACGTGTGTGTGtgcctatatatatatatatatatatatatatatatatatatatatatatatatctgttTAGGAACAGTTCTTATcaattatttgttgtttgcAGTCAGTTCATCAAATACTTACACTAAGACATTTACTGGGATTGATGGAGCTGGAAAGCGGTTAGCTGATGAAGTGAGTTCCGAGCtacaaaaatttattgaagTTCGAAGGCTCCATTTAAGTTCCgatacttttattttctcttgaattgTTTCATGTTGAATTATTATTGCCTATCATGAAAACAGGTATTGCAAGTTGTTAAAAAGACAAGGAGCCTTAAAAGAATCTCCTTTCTATCCCATTCTTTGGGAGGCTTGTTTGCTAGATATGCAATTGCTGTTCTTTATTCACCTGATACCTACAGTAGAGATCAACCAGGTGATCTGGCAAACAACACGACAGAAAATCTCCAGGAAAAAAAGTTTTCCAAAGGAGGCTTAATAGCTGGGTTGGAGCCtatcaattttataactttaGCAACTCCTCATCTTGGTGTAAGAGGAAAGAAGCAGGTTTGTTCAggacaatataatttttttgtgatGTGTTCTCTTTTTTGGTATATATTGTCTTCTATTTGAAATCTGAAGACTGGTGTTACTTTTTTGAAACTTGAAATTGTCTTGTTGATCCCTTTGTTCAAGTTATGAGTTTAGTgagagagaggaagaaagaTAAAAGACAACGAAACACTAAATTGATATTAAGTATTAACTAAGATATTCATAttacattgtattgatgtgttTGATATATTCATAAAACTTTAAGTACTACCCTTATTTATACTAATCACAATCCTAGCTAATTTGGTGAACAAATCATAATGAGATAAGGAACTATGTTAACTATAAGATAATGAGGAAATGAGGAAGTTAATCTTTCGAAATAATGTCAGATATGATACGATATAAttggatatttttaaatattctaaaaCTCTTCCTCAAGCTAAAGCTTATAAGCTTTAGGCTTAATACGAACAAatgtctttcttttctttcatcgtTATGGGCTTCACCAATAAAGACCACTGTGGAAACTCATAAAGAGAGATTGGAATCAGATTGTGATTGAGACAAAAGCTGGGCTTAATCACCTTAGGCCAAATTTGGAGAAAAGTTGAGGTTAGATTGTGTGGGAGAAACTGACAGGGCCAGGGCAATATGGAGGAAGCTGAATCTTTAGAACTGTTATGGGGTCAAGAATGATTCATTGAGATTCCCATGAGCCCAAGGTACATTTGGGGCAAACTAAGTCCAACTGTGTATGGGAAAAGACAAGGTTGGACACCTTTCATCTTTCTACCATCAAAGCTATTATTCCATGTTGCTGAATTGAAACCAAGTACAGAACAACCATGGTAGGGTACACATAgataagcaaaagaaaaagttcAACTAATGGGAAGATTTATTAGAATctgttacgtacctgagtacgAAACTTAACCAGAACAACCTCTCACACACTCAAAGTAagcaaaataataatgaaagaatggaattGAACTaaagaatttcttttattgatggaAATAtgtgaataaacaaaagtaaacaataattgagagcataacctccttcaattacttgaggagcataacctccctcacaggacGCATAGCTGACTGTCAACGagactcaataatcaaaagcatacccTTAACCCTagactctagctttatttatactaattgttTCCCGCTCATCTCATACTAAATATCTCCCTAGAATAtacctatatttaatataaatatccctatatttaatgtaaatacTCCCCCGTATATTTCCCTAtcatatatcattaattataaatatcttatattgtatatttccctggaatatatatttatttactctaattatcTTATACTGAGTATTCTCCTCAAATATATCTCCCTTTACTGTAATTAGTTTCCGCCCATCCTAACCGCCATGACAGTTAGGATGGTAGCTCTTCAACCGTCCGACTCAGGTCCTTTGCTGCTTCCCACGGCTCGGCCTGGTTGCTCGCTCTCTGCCTTCCACCGTTCAGCCTGGTCGCTCTCTGCCTTTcaccgttcggcctggtcgctctctgccttccaccgttcggcctggtcgctctctgccttccaccgttcggcctggtcgctcCTCACCTTCCACCGTTCAGCCTGGTCGCTCctcgccttccaccgttcggcctttacggtcaataccgttcggcctcacttccctcctaccttcattcttcttctcatatactttccaaaCCTTATTATTACCCCCTACCATATACCGtaacattacaccccgctgcaaaacaaccttgtcctcaaggctGTGAAACTTGATCTTCTGGCTTCTCTTCATCATCGTGTTATCATATGAAGGGTACTCACTGGCTATTGCCCTCCAATTGAGGTCTGGAGGTTTGGGTGGTGGTAAAACCTCCTCCAATGTCTTCCATTCTCCGTCCAGCATTCTGGTCACCACTTTTCCATAATCATAAGGAATTAGTCTTCGATGTCTTTCAGTACTTCATGTCGCTCTCTCCCTTCTGTCGGTGTATCAAAAACTGCAAACCCCCTGTTCTTTTCACTGGCCCACCTCCTCACAGAATCCATTGTTCTCTCCAATGCATTGATTCATCCGTCTGCCCTTCCTTCCAAAGTCGTCATTCTTTCTCCCAGTACTAGCTCGTTCGGTTCCAACAGTTTTCTCACGTTCATTTCCGGCCGTCCTCTCCCATTCGGTTCGGTAAGTCCTTTCTCTTTAGGTTCCGCCCGTTCTCTCACGTTTGGATCCAG contains:
- the LOC108345050 gene encoding putative lipase ROG1 isoform X1 — encoded protein: MATPYMIHARCAYSPRICNRNNKSPSQQAPLASSCSSSSSASNSPFSLSSGINIGQRHQGLSAHAMSTVTHGNSISSIGNLKNDPDHLLVLVHGILASTADWTYAETELKRRLGKNYLIYVSSSNTYTKTFTGIDGAGKRLADEVLQVVKKTRSLKRISFLSHSLGGLFARYAIAVLYSPDTYSRDQPGDLANNTTENLQEKKFSKGGLIAGLEPINFITLATPHLGVRGKKQLPFLLGVPILEKLAAPIAPFFVGQTGSQLFLTDGKPDKPPLLLRMASDCDDGKFLSALGTFRCRIIYANVSYDHMVGWRTSSIRRETELSKPPRQSLDGYKHVVDVEYCPPVPSDGSKFSPKAVQAKEAAQNAPNTQSTVAYHEIVEEEMIRGLQLLGWKKVDVSFHSAFWPLFAHNNIHVKNEWLHNAGVGVIAHVADSLKQQEASSVLSASL